A part of Kitasatospora acidiphila genomic DNA contains:
- a CDS encoding ATP-dependent helicase: protein MPSPYRLVRSPLATPAPPELDPFQQAVAEHAGGPLLVLAGPGTGKTTTLVEAVARRVERGTDPERILVLTFSRKAATELRDRMAVRLAAAPQATTFHSFCYALLRSHQEPERFAEPLRLLSGPEQDVMVRELLAGGAQDAAAGTGTIRWPLDLRACLTTRGFADEVRAVLARSRELGLGEAELARFAAGVERPDWAAAAHFLADYLDVLDLRGVLDYAELVHRAVLLAERPEVDLAARYDAVFVDEYQDTDPAQVRLLQRLAGGGRDLVAVGDPDQSIYAFRGADINGILDFPQQFRRRDGRPAEVKVLRVSRRAAPVLLAASRQLAARMPMGRLPADKLAEHRALLPGPHRTAGSVEVYTYPSPGAELESVADLLRRAHLEDGVPWGEMAVLVRAGARAIPGVRRALSAAGVPLEIDGDDLPLREEPAVVPILLALRVCAQGAAAERRAERIPAQRKSAESTSDAQGAASEAPEALTEASAAPTAAEPTIAEPLTAEIAHTLLTGPLGALDGADLRRLGRELREEERAALREAGETDEGRPQPIVRSAEELIREALAEPERLVIFDSAPARRARELGTLLRKVRDLLRGGGTAEEALWQLWDGSPRWRERLERGALRGGAAGRNADRDLDALCALFETAARAEERVTGHRGALDLLEELAAQDIAADTLTVRTARPEAVRLMTAHRAKGLEWRLVVVAGVQEGLWPDLRRRGSLLEADRIGRDGLAEPLSPGALLAEERRLFYVAATRAKERLIVTAVKAPAEDGDEPSRLLRELYREELDLRTGNVLRRTPAVTVEDVTHRPRRPLSVAALVAELRAVTVDPDRSPELRRAAAERLAQLATATDDTGAPLVPAAHPDRWWGLADPTSNPVPLREPDRPVQLSGSGLEQLDSCSLQWFLSKEVRAQTGSSGAQGFGNVLHALADEVGSGRTPADLAVLLERLDTVWDALAFDAPWKSVQEKANARAALERFLHWHVLERGRAVLATEHGFDLTLPVGEVAVRIRGVLDRVERDTVGRAYVVDFKTGKQAPSDKSLPEHKQLAVYQLAVREGALDPLLNERPPLGGAELVQLRLEDKKAPEAPKVQHQPPPDGEPWIENLLADAAGRVLAERFVPTAGDACGHCTFKRSCSAQRDGRQLID from the coding sequence GTGCCCTCCCCCTACCGACTGGTGCGCAGCCCGCTCGCGACGCCCGCCCCGCCGGAGCTGGACCCGTTCCAGCAGGCGGTGGCCGAGCACGCGGGCGGCCCGCTGCTGGTGCTCGCGGGCCCGGGGACCGGCAAGACCACCACGCTGGTGGAGGCGGTGGCCCGCCGGGTCGAGCGGGGCACCGATCCGGAGCGGATCCTGGTGCTGACCTTCAGCCGCAAGGCCGCCACGGAGCTGCGCGACCGGATGGCGGTGCGACTCGCCGCCGCGCCGCAGGCCACCACCTTCCACTCGTTCTGCTACGCCCTGCTGCGCTCCCACCAGGAGCCCGAGCGGTTCGCCGAGCCGCTGCGGCTGCTCTCCGGCCCCGAGCAGGACGTGATGGTCCGCGAGCTGCTGGCCGGCGGCGCCCAGGACGCGGCGGCGGGCACCGGGACCATCCGCTGGCCGCTGGACCTGCGGGCCTGTCTGACCACCCGGGGCTTCGCCGACGAGGTGCGTGCGGTGCTGGCCCGCAGCCGCGAGCTGGGGCTCGGCGAGGCGGAGTTGGCCCGGTTCGCGGCCGGGGTGGAGCGCCCGGACTGGGCAGCGGCCGCGCACTTCCTGGCCGACTACCTGGACGTGCTGGACCTGCGCGGGGTGCTGGACTACGCCGAGCTGGTGCACCGCGCGGTGCTGCTGGCCGAGCGGCCCGAGGTGGACCTGGCCGCGCGCTACGACGCGGTCTTCGTGGACGAGTACCAGGACACCGACCCGGCCCAGGTGCGGCTGCTGCAGCGACTGGCCGGCGGCGGCCGGGACCTGGTCGCGGTGGGTGACCCGGACCAGTCGATCTATGCGTTCCGGGGCGCCGACATCAACGGCATCCTGGACTTCCCGCAGCAGTTCCGCCGGCGCGACGGCCGCCCGGCCGAGGTGAAGGTGCTGCGGGTGTCGCGGCGGGCGGCGCCGGTGCTGCTGGCCGCCTCCCGGCAGCTGGCCGCCCGGATGCCGATGGGCCGGCTGCCGGCCGACAAGCTGGCCGAGCACCGGGCGCTGCTGCCCGGGCCGCACCGCACGGCCGGCAGCGTCGAGGTCTACACCTACCCGAGCCCGGGGGCGGAGCTGGAGAGCGTCGCCGACCTGCTGCGCCGCGCGCACCTGGAGGACGGGGTGCCGTGGGGCGAGATGGCGGTGCTGGTGCGGGCCGGAGCCCGGGCGATACCGGGGGTGCGGCGGGCGCTGAGCGCGGCCGGGGTGCCGCTGGAGATCGACGGTGACGACCTGCCGCTGCGCGAGGAGCCGGCGGTGGTGCCGATCCTGCTGGCGCTGCGGGTCTGCGCTCAGGGCGCGGCCGCCGAGCGCCGGGCCGAGCGGATCCCGGCACAGCGGAAGTCGGCCGAGTCGACTTCTGACGCCCAAGGGGCCGCGAGTGAAGCCCCGGAGGCCCTGACCGAAGCCTCAGCGGCCCCGACCGCCGCCGAGCCGACCATCGCCGAGCCGCTGACCGCCGAGATCGCGCACACCCTGCTCACCGGCCCGCTGGGCGCGCTGGACGGCGCCGACCTGCGCCGGCTGGGCCGCGAGCTGCGCGAGGAGGAGCGCGCGGCGCTGCGGGAGGCGGGCGAGACGGACGAGGGGCGCCCGCAGCCGATCGTGCGCTCCGCCGAAGAGCTGATTCGAGAGGCGCTGGCCGAGCCCGAGCGTCTGGTGATCTTCGACTCGGCCCCGGCCCGCCGGGCCCGCGAGCTCGGCACCCTGCTGCGCAAGGTCCGCGACCTGCTGCGCGGCGGCGGCACCGCCGAGGAGGCGCTCTGGCAGCTCTGGGACGGCAGCCCGCGCTGGCGCGAACGGCTGGAGCGGGGCGCGCTGCGCGGTGGCGCCGCCGGCCGCAACGCCGACCGCGACCTGGACGCGCTCTGCGCCCTGTTCGAGACCGCCGCCCGCGCCGAGGAGCGGGTCACCGGCCACCGCGGCGCCCTCGACCTGCTGGAGGAGCTGGCCGCCCAGGACATCGCCGCCGACACCCTCACCGTCCGCACCGCCCGCCCCGAGGCGGTCCGCCTGATGACCGCCCACCGCGCCAAGGGCCTGGAGTGGCGGCTGGTCGTGGTGGCCGGCGTGCAGGAGGGCCTCTGGCCGGACCTGCGCCGTCGCGGCTCGCTGCTGGAGGCCGACCGGATCGGCCGGGACGGCCTGGCCGAGCCGCTCTCCCCGGGCGCCCTGCTGGCCGAGGAGCGCCGCCTCTTCTACGTGGCCGCCACCCGGGCCAAGGAGCGCCTGATCGTCACCGCCGTCAAGGCGCCCGCCGAGGACGGTGACGAGCCCTCCCGGCTGCTCCGTGAGCTCTACCGCGAGGAGCTCGACCTGCGGACCGGCAACGTGCTGCGCCGCACCCCCGCGGTGACCGTCGAGGACGTCACCCACCGCCCGCGCCGCCCGCTCTCGGTCGCCGCCCTGGTGGCCGAGCTGCGCGCGGTCACCGTCGACCCGGACCGCTCGCCCGAGCTGCGCCGGGCCGCCGCCGAGCGCCTGGCCCAGCTGGCCACCGCCACCGACGACACCGGCGCCCCGCTGGTCCCGGCCGCCCACCCGGACCGCTGGTGGGGCCTGGCCGACCCGACCAGCAACCCGGTCCCGCTGCGCGAGCCGGACCGCCCGGTGCAGCTCTCCGGCAGCGGCCTGGAGCAGCTGGACAGCTGCTCGCTGCAGTGGTTCCTGAGCAAGGAGGTCCGGGCCCAGACCGGCAGCTCCGGCGCCCAGGGCTTCGGCAACGTGCTGCACGCACTGGCCGACGAGGTGGGCTCGGGGCGCACCCCGGCCGACCTGGCGGTGCTGCTGGAGCGGCTGGACACGGTCTGGGACGCGCTGGCCTTCGACGCGCCGTGGAAGTCGGTGCAGGAGAAGGCCAACGCCCGGGCCGCGCTGGAGCGGTTCCTGCACTGGCACGTGCTGGAGCGCGGGCGGGCCGTGCTGGCCACCGAGCACGGCTTCGACCTGACCCTGCCGGTCGGCGAGGTCGCGGTGCGGATCCGCGGCGTGCTGGACCGGGTCGAGCGGGACACCGTCGGCCGGGCCTACGTGGTGGACTTCAAGACCGGCAAGCAGGCCCCCAGTGACAAGTCGCTGCCCGAGCACAAGCAGCTGGCGGTGTACCAGCTGGCCGTCCGCGAGGGCGCGCTGGACCCGCTGCTGAACGAGCGGCCGCCACTCGGCGGCGCCGAGCTGGTGCAGCTGCGGCTGGAGGACAAGAAGGCCCCCGAGGCGCCCAAGGTGCAGCACCAGCCGCCGCCGGACGGCGAGCCGTGGATCGAGAACCTGCTCGCCGACGCGGCCGGCCGGGTGCTGGCCGAGCGGTTCGTGCCGACCGCCGGCGACGCCTGCGGCCACTGCACGTTCAAGCGCAGCTGCTCGGCCCAGCGGGACGGCCGGCAGCTGATCGACTAG
- a CDS encoding MGMT family protein yields the protein MTDNSGDHRPGADLPPFAESVLDVIDRIPPGRVMTYGDVAEYLGEGGPRQVGRVLALYGGAVPWWRVVRADGTLLPGHEHRALAAYRSEGTPLREGAEQYRVDIRRARWDGR from the coding sequence ATGACGGACAACAGCGGGGACCACCGCCCCGGCGCCGACCTGCCCCCGTTCGCCGAGTCGGTGCTCGATGTGATCGACCGTATCCCCCCGGGGCGCGTGATGACGTATGGCGACGTGGCCGAATATCTCGGCGAGGGCGGTCCGCGCCAGGTGGGCCGGGTGCTGGCGCTCTACGGGGGCGCGGTGCCCTGGTGGCGGGTGGTGCGGGCGGACGGGACGCTGCTGCCGGGCCACGAGCACCGGGCGCTGGCCGCCTACCGCAGCGAGGGCACCCCGCTGCGCGAGGGCGCCGAGCAGTACCGGGTGGACATCCGCCGGGCGCGGTGGGACGGCCGCTAG
- a CDS encoding DUF3492 domain-containing protein has protein sequence MRIALLTERAHAVPHRAGGWCDRLVAGLAEHEFERYVLVAGPSGAESAVPPDPGVRALALRGPRPPGRAPGPVRRRQYAAAYEQLIRALVLPGERAGFAAGLHRLAELARQDGALPAFLASGRAHQLLEQIWRSPGADTAAGQPLVHDVLVAGDLLEQCLRPLAADWCGDDAGGLGVADLCHVVGGGPAVLPALVAKELYGVPFVLTEHGLHLREQYLGYRQAPYRWPVRALLLGFFRQLTAESYRQAALLTPGSGYDREWQLRCGADPARIRVVHRDVPEAARPAAGAEPERPTLVWAGRLAPAADPELMLHAFARLRREISGARLLLHGPEGLPGYRAHCAALADRLGLAVGPERDVCFDEAGPSAVPWERGTVAVFSHRTLPVPRPLAAAMLSGRAVVATDVGVAREVLGPAGLLVPPGEPAALAAACQALLADRARRERLGRAGRQRAAERFAVEPAAAAFREVYLELVSRWPAFAATERVPGAPARPFARPAEYWVTGADGAWAKAS, from the coding sequence GTGCGCATTGCCCTGCTGACCGAACGTGCCCATGCGGTGCCCCACCGTGCGGGAGGCTGGTGCGATCGGCTGGTCGCCGGGCTCGCGGAGCACGAGTTCGAGCGGTACGTCCTGGTGGCCGGCCCGTCGGGCGCCGAGTCCGCCGTGCCGCCCGACCCCGGGGTGCGGGCGCTCGCGCTGCGCGGGCCCAGGCCGCCCGGGCGGGCGCCGGGGCCGGTGCGCCGCCGGCAGTACGCCGCGGCCTATGAGCAGTTGATCCGAGCCCTGGTGCTGCCCGGGGAGCGCGCGGGGTTCGCCGCCGGGCTGCACCGGCTCGCCGAACTGGCCCGGCAGGACGGCGCGTTGCCCGCCTTCCTGGCCTCCGGGCGGGCCCACCAGCTGCTGGAGCAGATCTGGCGCTCGCCCGGCGCCGACACCGCCGCCGGGCAGCCGCTGGTCCATGACGTGCTGGTCGCGGGCGACTTGCTGGAGCAGTGCCTGCGCCCGCTCGCCGCCGACTGGTGCGGCGACGACGCCGGCGGGCTGGGTGTCGCCGACCTGTGCCATGTGGTCGGCGGCGGACCGGCGGTGCTGCCCGCGCTGGTGGCCAAGGAGCTCTACGGGGTGCCCTTCGTGCTCACCGAGCACGGCCTGCATCTGCGCGAGCAGTACCTGGGTTACCGGCAGGCGCCCTACCGCTGGCCGGTCCGGGCCCTGCTGCTCGGCTTCTTCCGCCAGCTCACCGCCGAGAGCTACCGGCAGGCCGCGCTGCTCACCCCGGGCAGCGGCTACGACCGCGAGTGGCAGCTGCGCTGCGGTGCCGATCCGGCGCGGATCCGGGTGGTCCACCGGGACGTGCCGGAGGCCGCGCGCCCGGCCGCCGGCGCCGAGCCCGAGAGACCGACCCTGGTCTGGGCGGGTCGGCTGGCCCCCGCCGCGGATCCGGAGCTGATGCTGCACGCCTTCGCCCGGCTCCGGCGTGAGATCTCCGGCGCGCGGCTGCTGCTGCACGGGCCGGAGGGGCTGCCCGGCTACCGGGCGCACTGCGCGGCACTGGCCGACCGGTTGGGGCTGGCGGTGGGCCCCGAGCGGGACGTCTGCTTCGACGAGGCGGGTCCGTCGGCCGTGCCGTGGGAGCGCGGTACGGTCGCGGTCTTCTCGCACCGCACGCTGCCCGTGCCGCGCCCGTTGGCGGCGGCGATGCTCAGCGGGCGCGCGGTGGTCGCGACCGATGTGGGCGTGGCCCGTGAGGTGCTCGGTCCGGCCGGCCTGCTGGTGCCGCCGGGGGAGCCGGCCGCGCTGGCGGCCGCCTGCCAGGCGCTGCTCGCGGACCGGGCGCGCCGGGAGCGGCTCGGCCGGGCCGGGCGGCAGCGGGCGGCGGAGCGGTTCGCGGTGGAGCCCGCGGCGGCTGCGTTCCGCGAGGTCTATCTCGAACTGGTCTCCCGTTGGCCCGCGTTCGCGGCCACCGAGCGGGTGCCGGGCGCGCCGGCCAGGCCGTTCGCCCGTCCCGCCGAGTACTGGGTGACGGGTGCGGACGGCGCCTGGGCGAAGGCGAGTTGA
- the moeZ gene encoding adenylyltransferase/sulfurtransferase MoeZ — translation MSLPPLVEPAAELTVDEVRRYSRHLIIPDVGMDGQKRLKNAKVLCVGAGGLGSPALMYLAAAGVGTLGIVEFDTVDESNLQRQIIHGQSDIGRSKGESARDSVKEINPYVNVILHDERLDNDNVMEIFSGYDLIVDGTDNFATRYLVNDAAVLLGKPYVWGSIYRFDGQASVFWAEHGPCYRCLYPEAPPPGMVPSCAEGGVLGVLCASIGSIQVTEAIKLLAGIGEPLVGRLMIYDALEMNYRQVKVRKDPDCAVCGENPTVTELIDYESFCGVISEEAQEAALGSTITPKQLKEMQDNGEDILLIDVREQNEYEIVNIPGAVLIPKNEFLMGSALEKMPQDRKIIVHCKTGVRSAEVLAVLKAAGFANSVHLGGGVISWVNQIEPEKPVY, via the coding sequence GTGTCGCTGCCACCCCTGGTCGAGCCGGCCGCCGAGCTCACCGTAGACGAGGTCCGCCGGTACTCCCGCCACCTGATCATCCCGGACGTCGGGATGGACGGACAGAAGCGGTTGAAGAACGCCAAGGTGCTCTGCGTGGGCGCCGGAGGCCTCGGTTCCCCGGCCCTGATGTACCTGGCCGCCGCCGGCGTCGGCACCCTCGGCATCGTCGAGTTCGACACGGTGGACGAGTCCAACCTGCAGCGCCAGATCATCCACGGGCAGTCCGACATCGGGCGCTCGAAGGGCGAGTCCGCGCGGGACTCGGTCAAGGAGATCAACCCGTACGTCAACGTGATCCTCCATGACGAGCGGCTCGACAACGACAACGTCATGGAGATCTTCTCCGGCTACGACCTGATCGTGGACGGCACCGACAACTTCGCCACCCGCTACCTGGTGAACGACGCGGCAGTGCTGCTCGGCAAGCCCTACGTCTGGGGCTCGATCTACCGGTTCGACGGCCAGGCCAGCGTCTTCTGGGCCGAGCACGGCCCGTGCTACCGCTGCCTCTACCCGGAGGCCCCGCCGCCGGGCATGGTGCCGTCCTGCGCCGAGGGCGGCGTGCTCGGGGTGCTCTGCGCCTCGATCGGCTCGATCCAGGTGACCGAGGCGATCAAGCTGCTGGCCGGCATCGGTGAGCCGCTGGTCGGCCGCCTGATGATCTACGACGCCCTGGAGATGAACTACCGCCAGGTCAAGGTCCGCAAGGACCCGGACTGCGCGGTCTGCGGCGAGAACCCGACCGTCACCGAGCTGATCGACTACGAGTCGTTCTGCGGCGTGATCTCGGAGGAGGCCCAGGAGGCGGCGCTGGGGTCGACCATCACCCCCAAGCAGCTCAAGGAGATGCAGGACAACGGCGAGGACATCCTGCTGATCGACGTCCGCGAGCAGAACGAGTACGAGATCGTCAACATCCCGGGCGCGGTGCTCATCCCCAAGAACGAGTTCCTGATGGGGAGCGCGCTGGAGAAGATGCCGCAGGACCGGAAGATCATCGTGCACTGCAAGACCGGTGTCCGCTCGGCCGAGGTGCTGGCCGTGCTGAAGGCCGCCGGGTTCGCCAACTCGGTCCACCTGGGCGGCGGCGTGATCAGCTGGGTCAACCAGATCGAGCCGGAGAAGCCGGTCTACTGA